Proteins encoded by one window of Calderihabitans maritimus:
- the dinB gene encoding DNA polymerase IV — MKERKIIHVDMDAFYAAVEQRDNPALRGKPVIVGGDPRGRGVVSTASYEARRYGVRSAMPLREAYRLCPHGIFLKVNMHKYREVSAQINRIFQEYTPLVETISLDEAFLDVTGSTVIFGEAEEIGWRIKQRIKKEIGLTASVGVAGNKFLAKLASDLQKPDGFVVIRPEKVEEILHPLPVSRLWGVGKKTEEKLLSLGIKTIGDLARLPEPLLQQHFGFQGKELARLARGIDERLVEPSREAKSIGREVTFPLDIWETEVLEATLLELAESVGWRAREAGVRGRTVTLKLRYADFQTVTRSRTLNSPTALDNEIYAVGKKLFQEVYRPGQKVRLLGLTLSQLNRQKEQLSIFCAQQEREEKVARALDDIRSRFGSRAITRARLLNFRENKEKS, encoded by the coding sequence ATGAAGGAGCGCAAGATAATTCATGTGGATATGGACGCTTTTTATGCGGCCGTGGAACAGAGGGACAATCCTGCCCTCAGGGGTAAGCCGGTTATTGTAGGCGGGGACCCGCGGGGCAGGGGAGTGGTTTCCACCGCTTCTTATGAAGCCCGGCGTTATGGGGTAAGGTCGGCCATGCCTTTGAGGGAGGCCTACCGCCTTTGCCCGCACGGTATTTTTCTGAAAGTTAATATGCACAAGTACCGTGAAGTTTCCGCGCAAATTAATCGTATTTTTCAGGAATACACTCCGCTGGTGGAGACTATTTCCCTGGATGAAGCCTTTTTGGATGTAACGGGCAGTACGGTTATTTTTGGTGAAGCGGAGGAGATTGGGTGGCGCATAAAGCAGAGAATCAAAAAAGAAATCGGTCTTACAGCTTCGGTGGGAGTGGCAGGGAATAAATTTCTGGCCAAGTTGGCCTCCGATCTACAGAAACCGGATGGATTTGTGGTTATCAGACCGGAAAAAGTGGAAGAAATACTGCATCCCCTGCCTGTATCCCGTTTGTGGGGAGTAGGAAAGAAGACGGAAGAAAAGCTTCTAAGTCTCGGTATTAAAACGATTGGAGACCTGGCCCGCCTGCCGGAGCCCCTTTTACAACAGCACTTCGGTTTCCAGGGAAAAGAACTGGCCCGACTGGCGCGCGGGATTGACGAGCGACTGGTGGAGCCGAGCCGGGAAGCCAAGTCTATAGGTCGCGAAGTAACCTTCCCCTTGGATATCTGGGAAACGGAGGTATTGGAAGCCACCTTGCTCGAGTTGGCCGAAAGCGTAGGCTGGCGGGCGCGGGAGGCGGGAGTCCGGGGACGTACGGTGACCCTAAAGTTACGTTATGCTGATTTTCAGACCGTTACCAGAAGCCGTACTTTAAATTCACCCACGGCGCTGGATAACGAGATATACGCGGTTGGGAAAAAGCTGTTCCAGGAAGTATACAGGCCCGGTCAAAAAGTGCGACTGCTTGGTTTAACATTATCCCAATTAAACCGGCAAAAGGAACAGCTTAGTATCTTTTGTGCCCAACAGGAGAGAGAGGAGAAGGTGGCAAGAGCGTTGGACGACATCCGCAGCCGTTTCGGCAGCCGGGCTATTACCCGGGCACGCCTGCTAAACTTTCGGGAGAACAAAGAAAAGAGTTAA
- a CDS encoding adenine deaminase C-terminal domain-containing protein, giving the protein MVLGIDERKKLLEVSRGERAADLFIKGGKLVNVYSSEIYEADVAVYRGRIAHVGKGLDAVGPDTTVLDAGGKYIVPGYIEPHGHPWNIYPPDVLARVILPLGTTSLIGENLLLYLKAELDGFKKTMDRLAENPLRFWWMVRVAAQSPTPDEETLFSREAIAELLKNPRVVSIAELTRWPTIYRGEENVLAAIAEAELCGKRVDGHTAGCSYEKLNAVVAGGITSCHESITREEVLERLRLGLWVILRHSSLRQDLPELLKAVTEKGLPTHRMMLTTDASMPYFTDNFGFIDGLLRLAVEEGLDPVQAIAMVTLNPATYFGLEKEIGGIAPGRRADILLLPDLKTFVPETVMVGGRVVAQQGELKVDIPNIDWKELNLTGDFEANSPIGDPDTYSVFASGNQINFPVIDLIKNVITRRRDTVLPVANGRVDLERCPGMLYCSLVDRRGNWVANGVIYNFAREIGGMASSFNTAGELLVIGKNQRDMALAARRVAEMGGGIVLSEEGKILFEMPLAIGGVMSAEPPQKILSSLKILAELVERRGYPYHDLLYTLLFLPGDFLPQIRITRLGVMDIKTGEVLHSSRRLR; this is encoded by the coding sequence ATGGTCTTGGGGATAGATGAGAGAAAAAAGCTCTTGGAAGTATCGCGGGGTGAAAGGGCGGCGGACCTGTTTATCAAAGGCGGGAAACTAGTGAACGTTTACAGCAGTGAAATCTATGAGGCTGATGTGGCAGTTTACCGCGGGCGCATTGCTCACGTAGGGAAAGGGCTGGACGCTGTGGGGCCGGACACTACGGTGCTTGATGCCGGGGGAAAGTATATTGTTCCGGGATATATAGAACCTCATGGACATCCATGGAATATTTACCCGCCGGATGTCTTGGCAAGAGTAATTTTGCCTCTGGGTACTACCAGTCTTATTGGTGAAAACTTGCTTCTGTATTTAAAAGCGGAGTTAGACGGTTTCAAAAAGACCATGGACAGATTAGCCGAGAACCCTCTCCGTTTTTGGTGGATGGTTCGGGTGGCTGCCCAGTCGCCCACTCCAGACGAGGAAACGCTTTTCTCGCGGGAAGCGATAGCAGAACTTCTGAAGAACCCGCGGGTTGTTTCTATAGCCGAGTTGACCCGCTGGCCAACTATCTACCGGGGTGAAGAGAATGTTTTGGCGGCCATTGCAGAGGCGGAATTATGTGGAAAACGGGTAGATGGCCATACGGCGGGCTGTTCTTATGAAAAACTGAACGCCGTGGTGGCAGGAGGGATTACCTCCTGCCATGAGAGTATAACCCGAGAAGAGGTTTTAGAGCGACTTCGCTTGGGCCTGTGGGTAATTCTCCGTCACAGCTCCCTGCGGCAAGATCTGCCGGAACTGCTGAAAGCCGTTACGGAGAAGGGGTTGCCCACTCACCGTATGATGCTTACTACCGACGCTTCCATGCCGTATTTCACGGATAATTTTGGCTTCATTGACGGATTGCTCAGGTTGGCGGTCGAAGAAGGCCTGGACCCGGTACAGGCTATAGCCATGGTTACTCTCAACCCGGCGACCTACTTCGGACTCGAGAAAGAAATAGGGGGAATTGCCCCGGGACGCCGGGCGGACATTTTGCTTTTGCCTGACCTGAAGACTTTTGTGCCGGAAACAGTTATGGTTGGGGGCCGGGTGGTAGCTCAGCAGGGTGAGCTGAAAGTAGACATACCCAATATCGACTGGAAGGAATTAAATCTTACCGGCGATTTCGAGGCAAACTCGCCAATCGGTGATCCTGACACCTACTCGGTTTTTGCTTCGGGAAATCAAATAAACTTTCCGGTGATTGATCTAATAAAAAATGTTATTACCCGCCGGCGGGATACGGTTTTACCGGTAGCGAATGGGCGGGTGGATTTGGAGCGGTGCCCAGGTATGTTGTACTGTTCGCTGGTAGACCGGCGGGGCAACTGGGTGGCCAACGGAGTGATTTATAATTTTGCCCGGGAGATAGGGGGGATGGCCTCTTCTTTCAATACCGCCGGCGAACTGCTGGTAATAGGAAAAAACCAACGGGATATGGCGTTGGCGGCCCGCCGGGTAGCTGAAATGGGGGGAGGTATCGTTCTATCGGAAGAGGGAAAGATTCTTTTTGAAATGCCTCTGGCTATAGGGGGAGTGATGTCGGCGGAACCCCCGCAGAAAATACTTAGTTCCTTAAAAATACTGGCAGAGCTGGTAGAGCGGAGAGGTTACCCGTACCACGACCTGCTCTATACCCTGTTGTTTCTCCCTGGGGATTTTCTCCCGCAGATAAGAATCACCCGGTTGGGGGTAATGGATATCAAAACCGGAGAAGTTCTTCATTCTTCCCGGCGGTTAAGATAG